In the Sulfurivermis fontis genome, GACAGCGGCTGGGACAGTGCCGCCACCTCCCGGGCGGCTATCCCCTGTGTCTGCACGTAGTGCTGCGCGATCTCCCCTGCCGCTTGCATGTGCCACACCTGTACGCCGACATAGGCGGCGAGCAAGGTCAGACCGAGGCGCGCCGCTAGCCGGCTGCGCCACAACCAGGCGGCCAACAATCCCGCCACAATGATCCCGGTAAACCACAGATCGATGATGAAGATCGCCGGCAAGGCGGCGCGATAGTCACTGAACGGCGCGAAGATCCGGGTGCCGAAGGCGGTGATGACATCGCCGGCGACATGGATGCCCAGCGCCAGCAGCGCAACACCGTAAAACGCCTGCCAGGCATGACGCCGGCGCCACAACAGTACCGACAGGCCACTCAGCAACAGCGCCCACAGGGGCAACAGCGGCAGCGAGTGGGTCACACCGCGATGATGGTTGAGATAGACGAAGGCATCGCCGGACAGTTGGAGCACAAAGTCGCTGTCGGGAAAGGCGCCGGCCAGCAGGCCGACCAGCATCCGGGCGCGCAGCGGCAACTGACCGCTGTGCGGCTGGGCCGGCGCAGTGGCCCGCGCCAGCAACATACCGCTCAGGGCATGGGTCAAGGTATCCATGAATTAATTGTGGGTCGAATCGTATGCGCGAAGGTTCGCTGGGTGCGCGCTGCGCAGCCTGCGTCATTTTCCGGCGCGGATCAGTCCACCAAGGCCGGCCTCGTCCAGTGCCTGATTGAGACGCGCGCGCACCTGCTGCGGCTCCTCCATCTGCAACACCTCGCCGAGCAGGGCCTGCGCCTTCTTGCGCGTGATGGAACGTATCGCCCATTTCACGCGTGGCAGGCTGGAGGCGCTCATGGACAGCGAATCGATGCCCATGCCGAGCAGCAACACTGCCGCCGCCGGATCACCGGCCATCTCGCCGCACACCGACACCGGCTTGCCATACTTGTTGGCACCGTCCACCACCTTCACCAGCGCCTTCAACACCGCCGGATGCAACGAGTCGAACAGCTCGGCGACGCGGGCATTGTTGCGGTCCACGGCAAGCAGGTACTGGGTCAGGTCGTTGGTGCCGATGGAAAGGAAGTCGACGCGGCTGGCCAGGCGGTCGGCCTGGAACACCGCCGCCGGCACTTCTATCATCACACCGACGCGCGGCAGGCTGACATTCATCCCTTCTTCGCGCAGCTCGTCGCAGGCGCGGCGGATCAGCGCCATCGACTCGTCCACCTGCGACAGATTGCTGATCATCGGCAACAACAGGTTCAGATTGCCGATTCCGGCGTTGGCGCGCAGCATGGCGCGGATCTGGGTGAGGAATATCTCCGGATGATCCAGCGTGATACGGATGCCGCGCCAGCCGAGGAACGGGTTGTCTTCCTTGATGGGGAAATACGGCAGCGCCTTGTCGCCGCCCACGTCCAGGGTGCGCATGGTCACCGGGCGCGGCGCGAACGACTCCAGCACCTGGCGATAGACGTCGAGCTGTTCCTCCTCGCCCGGAAAGCGATCGCGGATCATGAAGGGGAACTCGGTGCGGTACAGGCCCACGCCCTCGGCGCCGGAATTGAGCGAAGGGCGGATGTCGGACACCAGGCCGGTATTGGCGTACAGCGGCACCCGCAGGCCGTCCGGCGTCTCCGCCGGCAGGCTGCGCAGCGCCTGCAACTCGGCAGTGAGTTCCGCCTCCTCCTTCTGCAGCCGCTTGTACTCGCGGCGGATATCCTTGGACGGATTGATGTAGACGCGGCCGGAATAGCCGTCGGCGATGATCTCCCGACCGTGCACCTTGCTGAGCGGCAGGTCGACCACGCCCATCACCGCCGGCACGCCGAGGGCGCGTGCCAGGATCGCGGTGTGCGAGGTGCGCGAGCCGCGCATCGACACCACACCGGCCAACCGCTTGGGCGGCACCTCGGCCAGCATCGATGCTGTCACCTCCTCGCTCACCAGCACGGTGTTCTTGGGATACTCCAGCGGCTTGCGCTCCTCGCCGAGCAGATGCTCCAGCACGCGGCGGCCGAGGTCGCGGATGTCCTGGGCCCGCTCGCGCAGATAGGCATCCTCCATCTGATCGAACACGCGCACGTGCTCCAGCACCGTTTCACGCAGCGCGCTCGCCGCCCAACTGCCGGCCTTGATGCGCTTCACCGTGTCGTCGATCAGCGAGCCTTCCTCCAGCATCAGCAGATAGGCCTCGAACAGGGCGCTGTCGCTGGCCGGCATGGTGGCGTGCAAACGCTTCAGCATGTCGGAGATGTCCTTGCGCACCGCGCGCACCGCGGCGCGGAACTGCTTCAGCTCGGCGGCGCTGTCGTCCACCAGCAGATCGGGGACGGATTCGATGTCGGTGGAGGTGTTGAGCACGACGATGGTACCGATGGCCACGCCGGGCGCGCCGGACAGCCCCTGCAGCGGCCGGTGGTCCACCAGCTGCCCCTGGCGCAGCAGCACATCGATGTCGCCGCTGGCCTCGGCATGGGCGATGGCGCCGGCCAATTGCGCGGCGATGGTGACCAGGAAGGTCACGGCATCCTCGTCGAAGCGCACGCTCTCGCGCGACTGCACCACCAGCACGCCATGGATGGTGCGGTGGTGGATGATGGGCACGCCGAGGAAGGCGTGGTAGCGCTCCTCGCCGGTTTCCGGGAAATACAGATAGCGCGGATGGTTCGGGGCATCATCCTTGTTCACGGGTTCGGCACGTTCGGCAACCAGGCCGACCAGGCCCTGATCCCAGGTCAGACGCACCTTACCCACCGATTCGGGATTGAGGCCCTCGGTGGCCATCAGCACCAGTTCGCGCGTGGTGTTGTGGGCCAGATAGATGGAGCACACATCCACCGCCATCTCCTTCTGCACCCGCTGCACGATGATGCGCAGCGCCTGTTGCAGGTCCTTGGCAGCGTTTACCTCCTGGATGATGCGACGCAGCGTTTGCAGCATGAAGATATCCTGACTGTGGAGTTATGCGGCGTTATCGTTATGATGGCGGCGTCCAGATGCCGCACAGATCGTAGGAGCCCACTCCGTGGGCTCCTACGCCATTTTATTTCGTGCCGGCACGGCGCAGCCGTGGCGGCCGCATCTGCACCGCCGACCCCAGCAGCGGCGCCAGTTCGGTGAGGGCACGCTCATAGACCCGGCGCTTGAAGGCGACGATCTCGTCCAGCGGCTGCCAGTAGGGCACCCAGCACCACTCCTCGAACTCCTGCGGGCTGTGCAGGTCGAGGCGCACCCGGCTGTCGTCGGCGAGCAGGCGCAGCATGAACCAGCGCTGCTTCTGGCCGATGCACACCGGCTTGCTGTGGTGTCGTACCAGGCGCTCGGGCAGACGGTAGCGCAGCCAGCCACGGGTGGCGCCAAGGATGGTCACGTCCTCCGGCCCCAGCCCCACCTCCTCCATCAATTCGCGGTACAGGGCCTCCTCGGCGGTCTCATCCTTCTGGATGCCGCCCTGGGGGAACTGCCAGGCATCCTGACCGATGCGGCGTGCCCACAAAAGCTGTCCCTCCCGGTTGCTCAGGATAATGCCGACATTCGCTCTGTAGCCTTCCGAATCAATCACTTATAAAACCACCTTGAGGCCGTGCAGCAAGGATTTTTCCACAAGCGCCGCCTGCGCGCAAATCTGTTTGCGAACGTCGGGAAAAGACGCAAATGGACGGGGTAAACAGGGAAAATCCGGCCAAAAATGCCCGCTCACCTTGCTAGAATAGGCGCCCCCTACAACGAGCCCGACCCATGACCCTGGCCATCTTCGATCTCGACAACACCCTGCTCGGCGGCGACAGCGATCACCTATGGGGGCGCTTCCTGGTGGAACAGGGCATCGTCGACGGTAACATCTACGAGCGCGAGAACAACCGTTTCTACGAGGAGTACAAGGCCGGCACCCTGGACATCCGCGCCTACCAGCGTTTCGCCCTGGCGCCGCTGGTGGGACAGGCGCCGGAGACCCTGGCCGCCTGGCACCGCCGCTACATGGCCGAGAAGATCCAGGCCATCATCCTGCCCGCCTCGCGCTACCTGCTGGACTGGCACCGCCGTCAGGGCCACGTGCCGCTGATCATCACCGCCACCAACCGCTTCATCACCGAGCCCATTGTGGCGGCCCTGAGGGTGGAGCACTTCCTCGCCACCGAGCCTGAGGTGGTGCACGGCCGTTATACCGGCGACATCACCGGCATCCCCACCTTCCAGCGTGGCAAGGTGGAGCGGCTGACCCAGTGGCTGGAGCAGACCGGCCACAACCTGGCCGGCGCCTGGTTCTACAGCGACTCCCACAACGACCTGCCGCTGCTGGAACTGGTGGAGAACCCGGTGGCCGTGGACCCCGACGACACCCTGCGCAGCCACGCCGCGGCCAAGGGCTGGGACATCATCACCCTGCGCCGGGGCGAGCGGCCCATGCCGCTCGCCGGGGACGAGGCACGAGGAACGAGATACGAAGAGTACGAGGATTGATTCTCGTGCCTCGCACCTGGCTGGCACAGTCAGCCGCTGGCGGGCAAAATGGCAGAACGCCCCATAAAATAACCACACCCGGATGCAGCGATTCTCTTTTCCCGTCGTCACGACCCTGAGCAGCCTGCTGCTGGCGTTGATTTTCATGCTCATCGGTGTGCTGTTCTGGCAGCACGACCGCCACGAACTGGATCAGACCCTGGCGCAGGAGTCGGCTGCCGTGCGCACCACCTTCGAGGTGGCGCTGTCGGATCTGGAACAGCAGATGCTGACCCTGGCCACCATGGTGGCCTCCGACCCGCAGGTGCAATCGCTGTTCTACCGCGGCAAGCAGGCGCTGGCCCGCGAGGGCGGCGGTCCCGGCGGTCCGCAGACCGCCCGCCTGCGCGACGCGCTGTACGACCATGTCGCCCCAGCCTGGCTCGACATGCAGCAGGAGTTCGGCCTGCGCCAGCTGCACTTCCAGTTCGGCCCCGGCTCCCTCTCCTATCTGCGCGTGCACACCCCGGAAAAGTTCGGCGACCGCATGGACGGCCTGCGCCACATCATCGAGGACGTCAACGCCGATCGGCGGCCACGCACCGGCTTCGAGACCGGCCGCATCTATTCCGGCGTGCGCGGCGTGGTGCCGGTGTGGTACATCAGTAACGGCCAGCGCGAATACATCGGCGCCCTGGAGGCCGGCACCTCCTTCGACACCCAGCTCGCCCGCCTCGACCAGCAGTTCGGTGCCGGCTTCGCCATCCTGCTCAAGCAGCAGCACATCGAAGACGCGGTGTGGGATCAATACCGCCCACTGAGCGGGCCGCGCGCCGAAAAGGGCTGCGGCTGCTACCTGGAGGCCAGCTCGCGCGCTGAAGTGAAATCCTGGATGAACGAGGCGATTCTGCCGCGGCTGAGCGACGACGGCACCCTTTCGGAACTACTGTCCTGGCAGGACAAGACCTGGCACCTGACCCGTTTCCCGCTGCGCGACTATCTGGGCAAGGTCGATGCAACACGCCCCAGCGTGGGTTCGGTGCTGGTCTGGCGCGACAAGACCAACGAGCTGGCCGCCTGGCACCGCCATCAGACCTACACCCAGCTGGCTCTGTTCGTCGCTTACCTGCTGACCCAGGGCCTGCTCTTCCTGCTGCTGCGCACCACCCGTCGCGGCCTGCAACTGCGCATCGACAACGCCACCGCCGCCCTGCAGTCCACCCGCCAGCAACTGGACACCCTGCTGAGCGCCTCACCGGCGGTGACCTACAGCGTCCCCATCGGCAGCACCGCAACGAGCTATATCGCGCCCAATGTGCAGAACATCCTCGGCTACGCCCCGCAGGCGGTCCTCGACAACGCCGCCTGGTGGCCCGACAACATCCATCCCGACGATCGTGCCGAGGTGCTGCACAACTCCGACTGGCAACAGTGGGCCGACGAGCAAATCATCCGCCGCTATCGCTTCCACCATGCCGACGGCGGCTGGCATTGGCTGGAGGATCGCTGCCGCGTGCTGCGCGATAAGCAGGGTAAGGCAGTTGAGCTGGTCGGCAGCTTCGTCGACATCAGCGATCGCGTCGCCGCCGAACAGCGCCTGGAGATGGCGCTGAGTGGTGCCGATCTGGGCCTGTGGGACTGGCACATCCCCAGCGGCAAGATCACCTTCAACCAGCGCTGGGCGCAGATGCTGGGTTATCGCCTCGACGAGATCGGACCCGACATCTCGACATGGGAACGCATCATCCACCCAGATGACATGACTCTCATCAACGAGGCGCTGCAACGCCATTTCCGCGGCGAAACGCCGCTCTATGAAACCGAACACCGCCTGCGCCACAAGGACGGTCACTGGGTCTGGGTGCTGGATCGCGGCAAGGTGATGGAACGCGCCGAGGACGGCAGCCCGCTGCGTGCCGTCGGCACCCATCTCGACATTACGGAACGCAAACTGGCCGAAGAGCGCCTGCGCGAGAGCGAAACCATGCTGGCACGCGCCCAGGCGGTAACCCACGTCGGCAGCTGGGTGATGGATGTGCCGAGCCAACGGCTGGAATGGTCGGCGGAGACCTACCGGATATTCGGTCTGCCGCAGGACACGCCGGCGGATTACAACCTGTTCCTGTCCTACATCCATCCCGATGACCGCGACCACGTACATGCCGCCTGGCAGGCGGCCCTGCACGGCGCACCCTACGACATCGAACACCGCATCGTGGTGGACGGCCAGATCCGCTGGGTGCGCGAGATGGCGGAACTGGTGACCGGACCGGAGGGTGAACTGGTGTCCGCCCTTGGCACAGTGCAGGACATCAGCGACATCAAGGCGATGGAGCTGGAACTGCGCCATCTGGCCACCACCGACCTGCTCACCGGCCTGCCCAACCGCCGCCATTTCCTCGAACGCCTGGATCAGGAACTGGCCCGCTTCCACCGTTTCAACAAGCCTGTCGCTCTGCTGATGCTCGACATCGATCACTTCAAGCAGATCAACGATCACTACGGCCACGCCGTGGGCGATGCCGTGCTGCAGCACTTCGCCGCCGTCGCCCTCGGCACCCTGCGCAAGATCGACATCATCGGCCGTCTCGGCGGCGAGGAATTCGCCGTGCTGTTACCCGGCACCGAACTGGACGGCGCGCAACTCTATGCCGAACGCCTGCGCCAGAAGGTGGAAAACCACCCCTGCCTCTCCGCCACCCACCATGTCGCCATTACTGTCAGCGTCGGTCTTACCCTGTTCACCGACACCGACGCCGGCGCCGACCTGCCGCTGGCGCGCGCCGACGCCGCGCTGTACCGCGCCAAACAGAACGGCCGCAACCGGGTGGAAATGGGTTGACCGCCCAGCCCATGCGCCTCGCCCTGCTTCCTCTGCTCCTGCTGCTGGCCCTGGTCAGCCTCATGCTGGGCCTGACAGTGGGCAGCGTGCCCGTGCCGCTGGATGCGGTGTGGCCAGCGCTGTGGCACAGCGACACGCTGCACAGCGCCGTGATTCTGGAACTGCGCCTGCCGCGCCTGCTCGCCGCCTTCGCCGTGGGCGGGCTGCTCGCCGTGGCCGGCGCCCTTCTGCAGGTACTGCTGCGCAATCCGCTGGCCGACCCCTACATCCTCGGTGTCTCCGGCGGCGCCGCGGTGGCGGCCCTGCTGGCCATGCTCGCCGGCCTCGGCGGCGTGTGGGTGAGCGGCGGCGCGCTGCTGGGTGCGCTCGGTTCCGTGCTGCTGGTATTCGGCCTCGCCCACGGCGGCGGCGGCTGGACACCGACGCGGCTGCTGCTCACCGGTGTGGTGGTGGCGGCACTGTGGGGCGCGCTGATCAGTTTCCTGCTGGCCGTGGCGCCGGAACACCATCTGCGCGGCATGTTGTTCTGGCTGATGGGCGACCTGTCCCACGGCGGCGAGTGGCGCGCGCCGCTGGCACTGCTGCTGCTCGGCCTGCTGCTGTTGCTCCCCTTCGCCCGCGAACTGAACCTCCTCGCCCGCGGCGAGATTACCGCCGGCAGCCTTGGCGTGCATGTCGGCCGCCTGCGCCTGGTGGTCTACTTCGCCGCCTCGCTGCTTACCGCCGCCGCCGTCACCAGCGCCGGCAGCGTCGGCTTCATCGGCCTCATCGTGCCGCACATGCTGCGCCTCGTCGCCGGTTCCAATCACCGCCTGCTGCTGCCTGCCAGCGCCCTGCTCGGCGGCAGCCTGCTGATGCTGGCCGACACCCTGGCGCGCAGTCTCATCGCACCGCAACAGTTGCCGGTGGGCGTGCTCACCGCCCTCATCGGCGCGCCGGTATTCCTGTATCTGCTCCGGCGCGAGGCGGTTCGTTGATGGAACTGCTGCGCGCCGTCTCTCTCGACATCGCTGTTGCCGGCCGGCCGCTGGTGCAGCATCTCAACCTGACCGTGTGCCGCGGCCAGTGCTGGGCCCTGCTGGGCGCCAACGGCGCCGGCAAGACCACCCTGCTGCATACCCTCGCCGGGCTGCGTCCGGCACAGGGCGGCAGCCTGTGGCTGCAGGGCACCCCGCTGGCGCGGCTGCCGCGCCGCGCCATCGCGCAGCGCCTCGGCCTGTTGCCGCAGGACAGCAGCGACAACTTTCCCGCCACCGTGCTGGAAACCGCGCTCATCGGCCGCCATCCCCACCTCGGCCGCTGGCAGAACGAAACGGCGCAGGATGTGGCGCTGGCGCGCCGGGCCCTGGCCCAGGTGGGACTCACCGGCCACGAGGAGCGTCCCTGTCACACGCTGTCCGGCGGCGAGCGTCGCCGTCTCGCCCTGGCCACCCTGCTCACCCAGGCACCGCTCCTGCTGCTGCTGGATGAACCGAGCAATCACCTCGACCTGCATCACCAGATCGCTGCCCTGCGGCATCTGCGCGGCCTGGCCGACAGCGGGGAGCACGGCGTGCTGATGGCGCTGCACGATGTCAATCTCGCCGCGCGCTACTGCGATCATGCACTGCTGCTGTTCGGCGACGGCCAGTGGCAGGCCGGTCCGACGGCAACACTGCTCAACGTCGAGACACTGTCGCAGCTCTACCGCCACCCGGTAACGGAGATCAGCGGCCCAGATGGCCAACGCGCCTTTCTGCCGCGCTGACGCTGGCTGGCGCCGCGGCGACGGCGTAAAGTGGCAAGCATTACCAGTACTACGGAGAACCCGCCATGTTTGAAGTCGCCGAACTGGGCCACAAGATCAAGAAGCGCGATTACGACGCCCGGGAGCCGGAGCTGCGCACCGACCTGCTGCTGGTACAGGAGGCGCTGAAGGAGGCCAAGTTCCCCGTACTGATACTGGTTTCCGGCGTCGACGGCGCCGGCAAGGGCGACGTGATCAACCAGCTCAATGCCTGGTTCGACCCGCGCTGGCTGCGCGCCTATGCCTTCGGCCCGATGAGCGACGAGGAGCGCGAACGCCCCGAATACTGGCGCTTCTGGCGCGCCCTGCCGCCCAAGGGTCAGATCGGACTGTACGTCGGCTCCTGGTACAGCCGCCCCATCGCCGATCGCGTCAACAAAGTGATCAACGATGCGGAACTGGAGCGTGACCTGACCCGCATCAACGCCTTCGAGGAAACCCTGGTCGATGACGGCGCGCTGATCATCAAGTTCTGGCTGCACCTGTCGGAAAGCGCGCAGCGCCAGCGCATGAAAGAGCTGGAAGAAAATCCGGCCACACGCTGGCGCGTCACCGCGCTGGACAAAAAGCACCTCAAGCAATACAAAAAATTTCGTGCCGTGGCCGAGCATACCCTGCGCAACACCAGCACCGGTGACGCCCCCTGGATCATCGTCGAGGCCACCGACAAACGTTACCGCAACCTCACCGTCGGTCAGCACATCCTCGAACGCATCAGCGCCCGCCTGCAGAATCAGGCGGAGGGCCGGCCGCCCCAACCGCACCTCAAGCCCATCGCCGCCCCCGAGGTCGGTGAGCAGGTGAGCGTCCTCGGCAACCTCGACATGAACAGTGCGCTATCCAAGGACAAATACAAAAAGCAGCTGCCCAAGTACCAGGGCAAGCTGGGCGAACTGGCGCGCCAGGCGCGCGAGCGCGGGGTCTCCAGCATCGTGGTGCTGGAGGGCTGGGACGCCGCCGGCAAGGGCGGACTCATCCGCCGCATCATTCCGGCGCTGGATGCACGCAGCTACCAGATCATCCCCATCGCCGCGCCCACCGACGAAGAACGCGCCCACCACTATCTCTGGCGCTTCTGGCGCCACATCCCGCGCGGCGGCAACGTCACCATCTACGATCGCAGCTGGTATGGCCGCGTGCTGGTGGAGCGGGTCGAAGGATATGCGCGACAGGAGGAATGGATGCGCGCCTACGCCGAGATCAACCAGTTCGAGGAGATGCTCACCGAGCACGGCATCGTGCTGCTCAAGTTCTGGCTGCACATCACCCAGGACGAGCAGCTCAGGCGCTTCCAGGAGCGGGAGAAGACCCCGTTCAAGCACTACAAGATCACCGAGGAAGACTACCGCAACCGCGAGAAATGGGACGCCTACGAAATCGCCGTCAACGACATGGTCGAGCGCACCAGTACCGAATACGCGCCCTGGCACCTCATCGAAGCCAACGACAAGAACTACGCCCGAGTGAAGGCGCTGCGCATCTTCAGCGAACGGCTGGGCCAGGTACTGGCGACAGAAAAGTAGCCGGCGCTAAGCCGCCTTGTCTTCCGACGCCGGTTGCTCCGCGGCTGGCTCTTCGGCCGGTGTCGGTTCTTCCTTCTTCTGCCGCGTCGCCGCCGCCAGGTCCAACAGGCGATGCAGATAGCGCGCCCCCTTCACCGCCTGCTGCAACAGCCGGCGGATACGGCTGTAGAAATCCAGCAACTCCACCATCTGCTCGGTGCGCAGGCGCCCCTCGCTGCCGGCACGCAGCAGGTGCGCCTTGAGCGACTGGTAGGCATCCTCCATCGCCGCCAGCATGCGATCCGCGGCGGCGCTGTCATAACCTGCCGCCTGCGGGTCCGCCGCCTGCAACAGTTTCAGGGCATCGGCGCGGAAGAAGGTGATCTCGGAGATCAACGGCTCGTCCTGCAACACACTCATGCGTTCCTGCATCTGCGCGGCGTTGTCCGCGAGATCGGCCACCGAGGTGTAGTAGCGCGCCACGCGCAGCGCATCCGGCAGGGACTCGTCGAACTCCGCCGGCAGCGTCGTGCGCTGCATCTGCACCGCGAACTGGCCCACTGCCTCGACCAGGCTGGCGATGGCCAGCTTGTCCGACGTCATCAGATTGGCCGGCGCGGTGCGCTCGGCCGTCAGCGTCATCTGCGCCATATCACGCGCCATGCCGCCGATACGTGCCAGTTCCAGCGCCACCGCATCGATTGCCAGGGTCGGCGTCGCCAGCACGTTCTTGTCCAGGTAACGCGGCTTGCCCAGTTCCTCCTCGGCCGTGCGGAAGCGGCGGCTGAGAAAAGTCACCAGGCGCGGCGTCAGCGGCCACAGCAACGCCACACCGAGCAGCTTCGAGGCGGTGTGGAATAGGGCCAGGGTGATGGCGGGGCTGTCCTCCAGCGCCAGGATATGGGCGGTGGCATCCACCGCCGTGAGCATCAGCGGCAGGATCAGCAAGGCGGCGATCGCCACCAGGATGTTGAACAACACATGGGCGGCGGCCACCCGCTTGGCGCTGGAGGTGGCGCCGATCACCGCCAGCGCGGCGGTGGAGGTGGTGCCGACATTGGCGCCGATAACCGCGGCGGCCGCCGCCGTGAGCGGCACCATGCCGCCCATCGTCGCGGTGAGGATCAGGGCGATGGAGGCGCTGGACGACTGCATCAGCAGGGTGAGCAGGAAGCCGATGCCGACGAAGATCAACACGGTGTCGATGCCGCCGCCCCCCAGTTCGGCCAGGGGCACCCGCTGCCCCAATCCCTCGAAGGCGCTCTTCAACACGTCGACACCGAGGAAAAACAGACCGAAACCCACCAGCGCATCACCCACCGCGGCGCGACGGGAATGAGTGCCGGTGAGGCGCAGGGCGGCGCCGATGCCG is a window encoding:
- a CDS encoding metal-dependent hydrolase, producing the protein MDTLTHALSGMLLARATAPAQPHSGQLPLRARMLVGLLAGAFPDSDFVLQLSGDAFVYLNHHRGVTHSLPLLPLWALLLSGLSVLLWRRRHAWQAFYGVALLALGIHVAGDVITAFGTRIFAPFSDYRAALPAIFIIDLWFTGIIVAGLLAAWLWRSRLAARLGLTLLAAYVGVQVWHMQAAGEIAQHYVQTQGIAAREVAALSQPLSPFHWKLLVRDEGGYHRADLSLYRDAVPATPTDDAGFLARVAALYRPAEDLQWDYRPLFGADVAEQALAREAWQAPVLAGMHRFAEYPALYRIDREGAGVCVWFYDLRFELRNLRNPFIFGACRADERARWRLERLTE
- the ptsP gene encoding phosphoenolpyruvate--protein phosphotransferase — translated: MLQTLRRIIQEVNAAKDLQQALRIIVQRVQKEMAVDVCSIYLAHNTTRELVLMATEGLNPESVGKVRLTWDQGLVGLVAERAEPVNKDDAPNHPRYLYFPETGEERYHAFLGVPIIHHRTIHGVLVVQSRESVRFDEDAVTFLVTIAAQLAGAIAHAEASGDIDVLLRQGQLVDHRPLQGLSGAPGVAIGTIVVLNTSTDIESVPDLLVDDSAAELKQFRAAVRAVRKDISDMLKRLHATMPASDSALFEAYLLMLEEGSLIDDTVKRIKAGSWAASALRETVLEHVRVFDQMEDAYLRERAQDIRDLGRRVLEHLLGEERKPLEYPKNTVLVSEEVTASMLAEVPPKRLAGVVSMRGSRTSHTAILARALGVPAVMGVVDLPLSKVHGREIIADGYSGRVYINPSKDIRREYKRLQKEEAELTAELQALRSLPAETPDGLRVPLYANTGLVSDIRPSLNSGAEGVGLYRTEFPFMIRDRFPGEEEQLDVYRQVLESFAPRPVTMRTLDVGGDKALPYFPIKEDNPFLGWRGIRITLDHPEIFLTQIRAMLRANAGIGNLNLLLPMISNLSQVDESMALIRRACDELREEGMNVSLPRVGVMIEVPAAVFQADRLASRVDFLSIGTNDLTQYLLAVDRNNARVAELFDSLHPAVLKALVKVVDGANKYGKPVSVCGEMAGDPAAAVLLLGMGIDSLSMSASSLPRVKWAIRSITRKKAQALLGEVLQMEEPQQVRARLNQALDEAGLGGLIRAGK
- a CDS encoding RNA pyrophosphohydrolase encodes the protein MIDSEGYRANVGIILSNREGQLLWARRIGQDAWQFPQGGIQKDETAEEALYRELMEEVGLGPEDVTILGATRGWLRYRLPERLVRHHSKPVCIGQKQRWFMLRLLADDSRVRLDLHSPQEFEEWCWVPYWQPLDEIVAFKRRVYERALTELAPLLGSAVQMRPPRLRRAGTK
- a CDS encoding HAD family hydrolase codes for the protein MTLAIFDLDNTLLGGDSDHLWGRFLVEQGIVDGNIYERENNRFYEEYKAGTLDIRAYQRFALAPLVGQAPETLAAWHRRYMAEKIQAIILPASRYLLDWHRRQGHVPLIITATNRFITEPIVAALRVEHFLATEPEVVHGRYTGDITGIPTFQRGKVERLTQWLEQTGHNLAGAWFYSDSHNDLPLLELVENPVAVDPDDTLRSHAAAKGWDIITLRRGERPMPLAGDEARGTRYEEYED
- a CDS encoding PAS domain-containing protein, with protein sequence MQRFSFPVVTTLSSLLLALIFMLIGVLFWQHDRHELDQTLAQESAAVRTTFEVALSDLEQQMLTLATMVASDPQVQSLFYRGKQALAREGGGPGGPQTARLRDALYDHVAPAWLDMQQEFGLRQLHFQFGPGSLSYLRVHTPEKFGDRMDGLRHIIEDVNADRRPRTGFETGRIYSGVRGVVPVWYISNGQREYIGALEAGTSFDTQLARLDQQFGAGFAILLKQQHIEDAVWDQYRPLSGPRAEKGCGCYLEASSRAEVKSWMNEAILPRLSDDGTLSELLSWQDKTWHLTRFPLRDYLGKVDATRPSVGSVLVWRDKTNELAAWHRHQTYTQLALFVAYLLTQGLLFLLLRTTRRGLQLRIDNATAALQSTRQQLDTLLSASPAVTYSVPIGSTATSYIAPNVQNILGYAPQAVLDNAAWWPDNIHPDDRAEVLHNSDWQQWADEQIIRRYRFHHADGGWHWLEDRCRVLRDKQGKAVELVGSFVDISDRVAAEQRLEMALSGADLGLWDWHIPSGKITFNQRWAQMLGYRLDEIGPDISTWERIIHPDDMTLINEALQRHFRGETPLYETEHRLRHKDGHWVWVLDRGKVMERAEDGSPLRAVGTHLDITERKLAEERLRESETMLARAQAVTHVGSWVMDVPSQRLEWSAETYRIFGLPQDTPADYNLFLSYIHPDDRDHVHAAWQAALHGAPYDIEHRIVVDGQIRWVREMAELVTGPEGELVSALGTVQDISDIKAMELELRHLATTDLLTGLPNRRHFLERLDQELARFHRFNKPVALLMLDIDHFKQINDHYGHAVGDAVLQHFAAVALGTLRKIDIIGRLGGEEFAVLLPGTELDGAQLYAERLRQKVENHPCLSATHHVAITVSVGLTLFTDTDAGADLPLARADAALYRAKQNGRNRVEMG
- a CDS encoding FecCD family ABC transporter permease, coding for MRLALLPLLLLLALVSLMLGLTVGSVPVPLDAVWPALWHSDTLHSAVILELRLPRLLAAFAVGGLLAVAGALLQVLLRNPLADPYILGVSGGAAVAALLAMLAGLGGVWVSGGALLGALGSVLLVFGLAHGGGGWTPTRLLLTGVVVAALWGALISFLLAVAPEHHLRGMLFWLMGDLSHGGEWRAPLALLLLGLLLLLPFARELNLLARGEITAGSLGVHVGRLRLVVYFAASLLTAAAVTSAGSVGFIGLIVPHMLRLVAGSNHRLLLPASALLGGSLLMLADTLARSLIAPQQLPVGVLTALIGAPVFLYLLRREAVR
- the pap gene encoding polyphosphate:AMP phosphotransferase, translating into MFEVAELGHKIKKRDYDAREPELRTDLLLVQEALKEAKFPVLILVSGVDGAGKGDVINQLNAWFDPRWLRAYAFGPMSDEERERPEYWRFWRALPPKGQIGLYVGSWYSRPIADRVNKVINDAELERDLTRINAFEETLVDDGALIIKFWLHLSESAQRQRMKELEENPATRWRVTALDKKHLKQYKKFRAVAEHTLRNTSTGDAPWIIVEATDKRYRNLTVGQHILERISARLQNQAEGRPPQPHLKPIAAPEVGEQVSVLGNLDMNSALSKDKYKKQLPKYQGKLGELARQARERGVSSIVVLEGWDAAGKGGLIRRIIPALDARSYQIIPIAAPTDEERAHHYLWRFWRHIPRGGNVTIYDRSWYGRVLVERVEGYARQEEWMRAYAEINQFEEMLTEHGIVLLKFWLHITQDEQLRRFQEREKTPFKHYKITEEDYRNREKWDAYEIAVNDMVERTSTEYAPWHLIEANDKNYARVKALRIFSERLGQVLATEK